From the Rhodoferax sp. WC2427 genome, one window contains:
- the argJ gene encoding bifunctional glutamate N-acetyltransferase/amino-acid acetyltransferase ArgJ, whose translation MPVNLSAPDPAGLHPVPGVLLGIAEAGIRKVNRKDLTVVLLEEGASVAGVFTQNRFCAAPVQICREHLALGVGIRAILVNTGNANAGTGHDGLMRAKSTCIALAQHLDLAPEQILPFSTGVIMETLPHERINAGLPAALADARADHWGRAAEAIMTTDTIAKAFSTQVQIGGKTVTVTGISKGAGMIRPNMATMLGFMATDACVDQALLGQLAKDLADASFNRITIDGDTSTNDSFVVIATHKAAHAPITSMDSADGRALKAAMQQVAQQLAQAIVRDGEGATKFITVRVEGGKTAEECRLAAYAIAHSPLVKTAFFASDPNLGRILAAVGYAGITDLDQTGIDLFLDDVHVVVNGGRNPSYREEDGQRVMKQSEITVRVGLGRGTAVDTVWTCDFSHEYVTINADYRS comes from the coding sequence ATGCCCGTTAACCTGTCTGCTCCCGATCCCGCTGGCCTGCACCCTGTTCCCGGCGTCCTGCTGGGCATCGCCGAGGCGGGTATCCGCAAGGTGAACCGCAAGGACTTGACCGTGGTGTTGCTGGAAGAGGGCGCGTCGGTGGCGGGTGTGTTCACCCAAAACCGCTTCTGCGCCGCCCCGGTGCAGATCTGCCGCGAGCACCTGGCGCTGGGTGTGGGCATCCGCGCCATCCTGGTCAACACCGGCAATGCCAATGCGGGCACGGGCCACGACGGGCTGATGCGCGCCAAGTCCACCTGCATCGCGCTGGCCCAGCACCTGGACCTGGCCCCCGAACAAATTTTGCCGTTTTCTACCGGCGTGATCATGGAAACCCTGCCGCATGAGCGCATCAACGCCGGGCTGCCCGCCGCTCTGGCCGATGCCCGTGCCGACCACTGGGGCCGAGCCGCTGAGGCCATCATGACCACCGACACCATTGCCAAAGCCTTCAGCACCCAGGTGCAGATCGGCGGCAAGACGGTCACCGTCACCGGCATCAGCAAGGGCGCGGGCATGATCCGCCCCAACATGGCCACCATGCTGGGCTTCATGGCCACCGACGCCTGCGTGGACCAGGCTTTGCTGGGGCAGCTGGCCAAAGACCTGGCCGATGCCTCCTTCAACCGCATCACCATTGACGGCGACACCTCCACCAACGACTCATTCGTGGTCATCGCCACCCACAAGGCCGCCCACGCGCCCATCACCTCCATGGACAGCGCCGATGGCCGTGCCCTGAAGGCCGCGATGCAGCAAGTCGCCCAGCAACTGGCCCAGGCCATCGTGCGCGACGGTGAAGGGGCCACCAAATTCATCACCGTGCGTGTCGAAGGCGGCAAGACGGCCGAAGAATGCCGCCTGGCCGCCTATGCCATCGCCCATTCGCCCCTGGTCAAAACCGCCTTTTTCGCCAGCGACCCCAACCTGGGCCGCATCCTGGCCGCCGTGGGCTACGCAGGCATCACTGACCTGGACCAAACGGGTATCGACCTGTTTCTCGACGACGTGCACGTGGTGGTCAACGGCGGGCGCAACCCCAGCTACCGCGAAGAAGACGGCCAGCGCGTGATGAAGCAAAGCGAAATCACCGTGCGCGTGGGCCTGGGCCGTGGCACGGCGGTGGATACCGTCTGGACCTGCGATTTCAGCCACGAGTACGTCACGATCAATGCGGATTACAGATCATGA